From the genome of Leptotrichia sp. oral taxon 847:
TGGAATACAACGGATATAAAGTTAATCGTGGAAAAATTGACCGTTCAATGGTATTTACAGCGGACGAATTGCTAGTAACTGGTACAGCAATGAAAATCACTTATGCTGAATCATTGGATAAAAGACCAATTGGACAATTAGATTTTAACGCAACACCAAAACCTGGTAAATTCTACGAATTGTTAAAAGGTGAATACGAAAAAGTAATTAATGGAGAACACGAATTGTCTAAAAAATGGTTATTTATTGTAGAATAATTTAAATAAAAATTTCAGGAGTTATAATAACTCCTGTTTTTTTATGAAATGTTTATTTTTGCATGGCTGATTCCATTGGCATCTTTTGTTATGAGGATCTGTTTTTCAATTTCTTCTTTTAATTCATTCACGTGAGAAATTATACCGATAAGTTTATTATCCGTTGAAAGACTTTTAAGAGCCGTCATCGCTTGTTCTAGTGTCGTATTGTCAAGCGTTCCAAATCCTTCATCAATAAACAAGGTGTCAAGTTGAATTCCTCCTGACATTGCCTGAATTTCATCAGAAAATCCAAGAGCTAAGGATAAGGATGCAAGAAAAGACTCCCCTCCTGAAAGAGTTGTAACTTCTCTAATCGTTCCATTGTGATGGTCAAGAATATCTAAATTTAATCCAATTTTTGAATTTCCGTCAGAGTTAATGCTTCTTTTTAATTCATATTTTCCATTTGACATAGTAAGAAATCTTTTGTTTGCTCGAAAAAGTATTTTTTCAAAATATTTTGCATGAATGTAAGTTTCAAATTTTATTTTATCTTTTCCAGTTAAATTTCCTTGAATTGTGTCCAAAAGAGCTTTTATCAAAGTATTTTTTCTTTGAGCTTCTTTTAATTTATCAGTTTTTTCCTCGTATTCTATTAAGATTTTTTGATTTATCAAAAGCTTGGAATTATTTTTTTGAAAATTTTCGTTTTTCAAGTCCGCTTCATTTTTTATCTTTTCAAAATTTTGTAAAAGAAACTCTATGTTTAAGCTCTCACTTTTTTGAATTTCCTTTTCCAGCTCAAAAATTTTATTTTTTATTACAATTAAAATGTTGTTTGATTCGTCAAAAAGCTTCTTTTCATTTTTTATCTTTTCTCTAATTTTAAAAATTTTATTTTCCAATTCTAAAATTTTTTCTGTAGCTAAATTTTCATTTTCAAATTCAAGAGAGCTTTTTATTTTTTCAATATTTTTTTCGTAATTTTTTAAATCAGCTTTTGTCAAAGTTATTTCATTTTCCAATCTAGTTACATCTTTTTTTCCATTTTCAATTTCAATTTCTTTTGAAGGAATAATTTTTTTCAGATTTTCAAATTCCAGAGAATTTTTTTTCTCATTTTCAAGTAGTTTTTCTAATTTACTTTTTTCGTCAAACAAAATATTTTCTTCTTTTAAAAGTTTATTTTTTTCATTTTCAAATTCAAAATTTTCTTTTGTTCTCTTTTCAATTTCAAAGACAACATTTTTAAAATTAGCAGTTGTTTCCGCTTTTAGAGAAATCGCTACTGTTTTTTCATTTTGATTTGTTTTTTGAGCTAAATTTAGATTTTCTAATTCTTTTTTTAAGAACTCAATTTCATTTTGACATTTTCTCTTTTCAACTTTTCTTTTTTCTTCATTTTCGATTAATTTTTTTATTTGCTCCAATTCATTATTTAAAGAAGAAAATTTATTAGAAATCCAGTCTTTAATTTTTTCTTCGTCAATATTTTCCATCTCGAAAAAATCTTTCAAATTTTTTTGCAAGTCCAATTTTTTTATTTCAATTTTTTTTGCTATTCCACCACAATCTGTAGTTAAATTTTTCATTTTTAAAAACAATTCTTCGGATGTCTTTTCTTTCATTTCCACCTTTTCCAAAGTTATATTTTCGATTTCAGAAGTATAAGCGGGTTTCGGATGATTTGTTGAGCCACAAACTGGACAAGGCTCATTGTCAATTAAAGTTTTAGCAAGAAAGCCAGCCTGATTATTGTTGTAAATTTTTCTTAAATTTTTGGAAATTTTATATTGTGCTTCAAAATCTTTTTGAATTTTGTCATATTCCATTAGTTTTAAATTATATTCATTGCGAGTTTCGTCTAGTTCCTCTGTCAAATTTTTCAAATTATCCAAATTTTTTAAATCATTTAAAATTTTATTTTTTTCCAAAGAAAAATTTGCCAAATTTTTTTCAATCGTGTCAAAACTTGTCAATTCTTTTTCCTTATTGTTCAAAAACTCATTATTTTGATGAATTTTATCTATAATTTCGGTTTCTATTTTTTCCAGTTTTTCAACTTTGTTTTCGTAATCTTTTTTACTTTCTTTTTTTTCGCAGTAATCTTTAAAAAGATTTTTTAATTCTTCCAGTTTATCAATTTTATCTTTCAATTTATTCATTTCATTTTCAAATTTAAAAATATTTTTAGAAGAGTCTTCTAAACTTTCTTTTTTATCTTTCAAAATTTTTAAATTCTTTAATTCAAATTCCAGTTGTTGTTCCAAATTTATTTTTTTCTTTTCTTTTTCAAAAAATAATTTTTGTAAATCATTTTTTTCAAATTCCAAATTTTTTAATTCAGAATATTTCCCCAAATCCTTTTTTATAATTTCTTTTTCCCCATTCAATTTATCAATTTCAAGTTCTTTATCTGGGTGATTTTTCAAATTTTTTTCGTAATTTTCAAATTTAATTTTTTCTTTTATTTCCTCTTTTTTCAAATTTTCTAATTTTTCTTTTTTTAATTCAATTTCTTTTACTCTATCCAATTTTTTTTCAACAGATTGTTTTTCATTTTCAATATTTTTAATTTCATTTTTCAATTTTTCGTTTTTTTCTGACTGTAATGAAATTAGTTCTCTTAAAAAATTAGAAAAATCTATATTTTTTGTATCTTTAGGAAGAAAATTTAATTTACAATCTTCGTCATATTCCACTCTTTCTTTAAAATTTTCCAGTTGTCGTGTCAAAAAAGTATTGTCATTTTCAATATTTTTATATTTTTCTTTTATTTTATTTTCTAAAATTCCGTAATTTGCTGTTTTAAAAATATCTCTAAAAATATTTTCTTTCTCAGAAGTTTTCGCAAAGAGAAATTTTGCAAAATCACCTTGTGCAATCATACAAATTTGTCTAAATTGATTTTGATTGACTCCTAAAATGTCCTTTATTTTTTCATTTACTTCATTTTTTTTTGTTAGAATTTTGCCATTTGGCAGGTGAAATTCAACTTTTGAGTGTTGAGTTACAGTTTTAGCTTTTCCTCTTTTTGATTTTCTTTCATAAGTTGGATTTCTTTTAATGAAATATTTTTCATTTTTATAAGAAAATGTAAGTTCGACAAAAGTTTCCTCGGTTTCAAGCGCATATTTAGATCTTAAAGTAGACGCTTCATTAATATCGTTACTCGGATTTCCAAAAAGTGCAAAGCTTATCGCATCAAAAATAGTAGTTTTTCCAGAGCCAGTTTTTCCAGCAATTAAATAAATTCCATTATTTCCTAATTTTTCAAAATCAATTTCTTCTTTTTTTCCATAAGATTTAAAGGCGCAAACAGTCAGTTTTAAAGGTCTCATAATTCCATCTCCCAAATTTCGTCAATTAAATTTTTCATTATCTCTTCTTGTTCAGTCGTCATTTTCTGATTATTTTGCAATTCATAAAATTCTGAAAAAATGTCAAATGGGTTTTCTTTTTCAATTTTTTTCAAATTAATTGAGTTATACTTTTGAGTTCTTTTATTATCATAGTCTAATTTTAAAATGTTTTCATAAATATTTCGCAATTTTTGGAGTGCATTTGGAATGTCATTTTCATCAGTCAAAGTTATGGCAGTAAAATTTTTCGTATTCATATCACAATAAAATGATTTTTTTGAAATTTCTTCAAAAGATCCTTTTATAACTTGCATATTTCGTAGTGGGATAAGCGGTATAGTTTTCATTTTAAAATCATTTTTTGAATCTAATTCCACAACTGTAACCGATTTTTCTACATTTATTTCGGAAAGCGAATATTTTAGTGGAGAGCCACAGTATCGTACTCTTTTATTTTTTCCAATACTATAAGCTCTATGAATGTGTCCCAGTGCAACATAGTCAAAATCACCAAAAATATCAGAACTAATATTGTCAATTTCCCCAACATTTATTTGATCTGAGATATTTTCGCTTTCTTTGCTTTCAGTCACAAATTGATGTGCAATCAAAATATTTCTTTGGGAAATGTCAATATTCATATTTTTTACCATTAATTTTGCAGCATCGTTGTAAGAAATTATTTCTTCGTTTGGAAAATATTTTTTTACGTTCACAGGTTTTAAAAATGGTAAAAGATAAAAATTAATTTCCCCTTTTTCGTCGGTCAATGTATATTTTGAAACTTTTCCCTCAAAGACAGGTGAAATATAGATTTTTCCAAACTTTAGAATTTTTGCTCCAAATGAGAGCCTTTCTGCTGAATCATGGTTTCCACTGATTATAAATGTATTGATTCGCCTTTTAGAAATTTCAAAAATAAAATTGTCTAAAACTTCAACAGCTTCCACAGTCGGAATCGTTTTGTCGTAGACGTCTCCTGCGATTATAATAACATCAGGTTTTATATTATCTATAATTTTTAAAATTTGTTTCAATATAAATTTTTGATCTTCTATCATCGAAAATTCATTAATTTTTTTTCCAATGTGCAAATCAGCTAAATGTAATATCTTCATTAATTTTCCCCTTTTTTTCATTTTTATAAATTATACAACAGAACTAATAATTTAAAAATATTTTATTTTTTTGATTAAAACTTTTTATTTTTTTTCACTATTTCAATTATTCCCAAAATAGCTGAAATTGCATATCCTAAAAATCCTAGCGCAGGAATTCCATTTATTTTAGGTGGAATATTTGACAGCACTAGTATTGATGAAGCAATTAATAATGCCGCAATGATTATAGCAGTCACCAATCTATCGAGAGTTTTTTGCAGCTCTTTAAACCCCATAACTTCGTGTTTATGTTTTAATTCGCCGTTTAATAGCTTTTGGGATATACTTTTTAAGTCTTCGGGAAGAGATAACCAACTTTCAGACACTTGTGCAAATTTTTGACTTCCTTTTTCAAAGATATATCTTGGATTTAATCTTTTTTTTGAAATTTCGTTGGCGTAAGGCTTCATAATTTTACTTATGTTAAGGGATGGATCCAGGTGTCTTCCAATTCCTTCAATTTGACCTATTCCTTTTGCCAGAAGATAAATATCTTCGGGAAGAGTAATTTGATTTTTACTTAAAATAATTCTTGTTTTTTCAAAAATATCTTTCAAGCTAATTTCATTTAAGGAATTCCCATCCACCATGTACACGATTTCTGTCAATTCACGCTCAAAATTTTTTTCATCGGGAACATTGTACATCACTGAAAGTTCTCTGATTGTTTCAATTGCTTTTTTTATATTTTTTTGAATAAAATACATCAAAAGACTTTCCAGAAGTTCCTTATCTTGTGGATAAAGGCTTCCCATTGCTCCAAAATCAATAAAGACTATCTTTCCATTTTCTGTCATTAAAATATTTCCTGGGTGTGGATCGGCATGAAAGAAGCCATATTTTAAAACTTGTTTAATATACAGATCCAAACCTACTTTTGCTACTTCTTCTGGCAAGAATCCACATTTTTTAATTTTTTTTATGTCTGTAATTTTAAATCCGTCTATAAATTCCATACAAAGAATGTTGTCGTTTGACAGCTCTTTGTAAGTTTTTGGCGTATGAATTCTTTCGTCATTTTTAAAATTATTTGCAAAGCGCTCCATATTGTTTAGCTCGTTTCTAAATGACAGCTCTTTTGTGATAGAATTTGCAAAAGTATTTATTATGTATGACAAATTTATTTTTTTTATTTCTTCGTTTACTTTTTCAAGATTTGACGCAAAATCCTTCATCACAAGCAAATCTGCCGCCACAATTTCTTTTATATTTTCTCTTCTAACTTTTAATACAATTTCATTTCCATTTTTTAAAATCCCCCTAAATACTTGTCCCATCGAAGCCGAGGCTATTGGAATTTCTTCTATTTTTTTAAAATATTTAAAAGGCTCGATATTTAGTTCATTTTTTATTTTTTCATAAATATTTATTTTTTCAGGTTCTACATTATCTTGTAATTTTTGAAATTCTGCAATTAATTCTGGTGGGAAAATATCTGTTCTGTTGCTACACATCTGTCCCAATTTGACATAAGTCGGCCCCAATTCTTCCATTGCCATCCGGATTCTTTCGGGAAATGAAGTTGCTTTTATGTTTTCAATTTTTTTGCTTTTCTGCTTAATTTTATTTGGAATAAATTTTTCAATCCCGCTGCGGTCAAAAAGCTCCTCAAATCCATATTTGAAAAGAATTTCTGATAATCTTGCCATCCTTTTAAATTTTTGTATCATTTTTTTCCTTTCTCTTTAACTTTTTTTATTGTATCATTAAATTTCTATTTTTTCCACTGGAGTAAAAAATATGATAAGTTAAAACTTTTTTTGTAGATTTTAATTGGCTTTTGTTACGAAATATTACTTTATTTAACAAAACTCTTTAATTTTTTTCATAATACTTTGGTCATTCTAACATCAAATTATCAAACTTTTAAATTAGTTTCATATTTTGTTCAAAATTTTTCTCATCTTTTCAAATTCATCCCAATTTTTTTCATTTACAAATCTCTTCCAGTTTTCAAAATTGTTTTCTCTCATATATTTTCTCAAGGTGGAGGCATTTATTTTTATATTATTTCTGGAAATTGGAATAAAATTCACCTCAGTTTTTATTTTTTCGTTAAACCAGCTTTGGCATTTTGTTTCCTCGCCGTACACAATACAATCGATTTTTCCTACTAACTTTTTCGCTTGACTGAACAAATAATCTCCCCATTGGGTAACATTTCCTACACCTAGGTCAGCTAGTGGAAAAATTATTAATTTATTTTTTTTTATTTCATCTTCATAAATTTTTTTTATCATTTTTTTTCTTAGTTCGTAGGAAAAAGGATTTTCTTTTGTTCCAGATTTATTGCTGGAGCCTATAAATACTAAAACTTTACTGCAAATCTCAAGAGCTTTATTTATAATATATTCGTGTCCTTTGTGAAATGTTTGAAATCTTCCCAAAACTAAACCTGTTTTATATTTTTTCATTTAAGTTCTCCATTTTCATCGTAAAAAAATTTTACTGATATTCACGTTCCCGCTCTAATCTGAA
Proteins encoded in this window:
- a CDS encoding AAA family ATPase — protein: MRPLKLTVCAFKSYGKKEEIDFEKLGNNGIYLIAGKTGSGKTTIFDAISFALFGNPSNDINEASTLRSKYALETEETFVELTFSYKNEKYFIKRNPTYERKSKRGKAKTVTQHSKVEFHLPNGKILTKKNEVNEKIKDILGVNQNQFRQICMIAQGDFAKFLFAKTSEKENIFRDIFKTANYGILENKIKEKYKNIENDNTFLTRQLENFKERVEYDEDCKLNFLPKDTKNIDFSNFLRELISLQSEKNEKLKNEIKNIENEKQSVEKKLDRVKEIELKKEKLENLKKEEIKEKIKFENYEKNLKNHPDKELEIDKLNGEKEIIKKDLGKYSELKNLEFEKNDLQKLFFEKEKKKINLEQQLEFELKNLKILKDKKESLEDSSKNIFKFENEMNKLKDKIDKLEELKNLFKDYCEKKESKKDYENKVEKLEKIETEIIDKIHQNNEFLNNKEKELTSFDTIEKNLANFSLEKNKILNDLKNLDNLKNLTEELDETRNEYNLKLMEYDKIQKDFEAQYKISKNLRKIYNNNQAGFLAKTLIDNEPCPVCGSTNHPKPAYTSEIENITLEKVEMKEKTSEELFLKMKNLTTDCGGIAKKIEIKKLDLQKNLKDFFEMENIDEEKIKDWISNKFSSLNNELEQIKKLIENEEKRKVEKRKCQNEIEFLKKELENLNLAQKTNQNEKTVAISLKAETTANFKNVVFEIEKRTKENFEFENEKNKLLKEENILFDEKSKLEKLLENEKKNSLEFENLKKIIPSKEIEIENGKKDVTRLENEITLTKADLKNYEKNIEKIKSSLEFENENLATEKILELENKIFKIREKIKNEKKLFDESNNILIVIKNKIFELEKEIQKSESLNIEFLLQNFEKIKNEADLKNENFQKNNSKLLINQKILIEYEEKTDKLKEAQRKNTLIKALLDTIQGNLTGKDKIKFETYIHAKYFEKILFRANKRFLTMSNGKYELKRSINSDGNSKIGLNLDILDHHNGTIREVTTLSGGESFLASLSLALGFSDEIQAMSGGIQLDTLFIDEGFGTLDNTTLEQAMTALKSLSTDNKLIGIISHVNELKEEIEKQILITKDANGISHAKINIS
- a CDS encoding exonuclease SbcCD subunit D, with protein sequence MKILHLADLHIGKKINEFSMIEDQKFILKQILKIIDNIKPDVIIIAGDVYDKTIPTVEAVEVLDNFIFEISKRRINTFIISGNHDSAERLSFGAKILKFGKIYISPVFEGKVSKYTLTDEKGEINFYLLPFLKPVNVKKYFPNEEIISYNDAAKLMVKNMNIDISQRNILIAHQFVTESKESENISDQINVGEIDNISSDIFGDFDYVALGHIHRAYSIGKNKRVRYCGSPLKYSLSEINVEKSVTVVELDSKNDFKMKTIPLIPLRNMQVIKGSFEEISKKSFYCDMNTKNFTAITLTDENDIPNALQKLRNIYENILKLDYDNKRTQKYNSINLKKIEKENPFDIFSEFYELQNNQKMTTEQEEIMKNLIDEIWEMEL
- a CDS encoding ABC1 kinase family protein: MIQKFKRMARLSEILFKYGFEELFDRSGIEKFIPNKIKQKSKKIENIKATSFPERIRMAMEELGPTYVKLGQMCSNRTDIFPPELIAEFQKLQDNVEPEKINIYEKIKNELNIEPFKYFKKIEEIPIASASMGQVFRGILKNGNEIVLKVRRENIKEIVAADLLVMKDFASNLEKVNEEIKKINLSYIINTFANSITKELSFRNELNNMERFANNFKNDERIHTPKTYKELSNDNILCMEFIDGFKITDIKKIKKCGFLPEEVAKVGLDLYIKQVLKYGFFHADPHPGNILMTENGKIVFIDFGAMGSLYPQDKELLESLLMYFIQKNIKKAIETIRELSVMYNVPDEKNFERELTEIVYMVDGNSLNEISLKDIFEKTRIILSKNQITLPEDIYLLAKGIGQIEGIGRHLDPSLNISKIMKPYANEISKKRLNPRYIFEKGSQKFAQVSESWLSLPEDLKSISQKLLNGELKHKHEVMGFKELQKTLDRLVTAIIIAALLIASSILVLSNIPPKINGIPALGFLGYAISAILGIIEIVKKNKKF
- a CDS encoding adenylyltransferase/cytidyltransferase family protein, whose protein sequence is MKKYKTGLVLGRFQTFHKGHEYIINKALEICSKVLVFIGSSNKSGTKENPFSYELRKKMIKKIYEDEIKKNKLIIFPLADLGVGNVTQWGDYLFSQAKKLVGKIDCIVYGEETKCQSWFNEKIKTEVNFIPISRNNIKINASTLRKYMRENNFENWKRFVNEKNWDEFEKMRKILNKI